From Rutidosis leptorrhynchoides isolate AG116_Rl617_1_P2 chromosome 3, CSIRO_AGI_Rlap_v1, whole genome shotgun sequence, a single genomic window includes:
- the LOC139897203 gene encoding very-long-chain aldehyde decarbonylase GL1-5-like — MNNMGHCNFELIPKRAFEIFPPLKYIMYTPSYHSLHHTQFRTNYSLFMPFYDYIYGTLDKSTDSLYEKSLKQEEESPNVVHLTHLTTPESIYHMRLGFSSLASKPYASPKWYLRMLWPVTFLSMIYTRIYGKTLVVERNVFKYLKSQTWVIPKYQKQYLTDWEREAINGLIEEAILEAERKGAKVITLGLLNQREELNKSGELFIRRNPNLKVKLVDGSSLAAAVVLNSIPEGTTQVAFKGKFNKVAYPIALALLRKGIQVAISNKNEYEKLETEMEGIDLEDKLLLSHTYSRKVWLVGEGLSKKEQFKASKGTHIIPFSQFPPNKVRNDCFYYTTPAMLTPKHLANVDSCENWLPRRVMSAWKIAGILHGLEGWNVNECGDEMFNIEKIWQASLQHGFTPLTK; from the exons ATGAACAACATGGGCCATTGTAACTTTGAGCTAATCCCCAAAAGGGCCTTCGAAATCTTCCCTCCCCTCAAGTACATCATGTACACTCCTTC GTATCATTCTTTGCACCATACACAATTCAGAACCAATTATTCGCTATTCATGCCATTTTACGACTACATCTATGGCACACTTGACAAATCTACAGATTCATTGTACGAAAAATCACTCAAACAAGAAGAGGAATCACCAAACGTGGTACATTTAACACATTTAACGACACCAGAATCCATCTACCATATGAGGCTCGGGTTCTCATCTTTGGCATCTAAACCCTACGCTTCGCCCAAATGGTATCTACGAATGCTATGGCCCGTCACATTCTTGTCAATGATATATACCAGGATTTATGGAAAGACATTAGTTGTTGAAAGAAATGTTTTTAAATACCTCAAATCACAAACTTGGGTCATTCCAAAATATCAGAAGCAA TATTTAACGGATTGGGAAAGAGAGGCGATCAATGGGTTAATTGAGGAAGCAATACTCGAAGCAGAGCGAAAAGGCGCAAAGGTTATAACTCTAGGTCTACTCAATCAG CGGGAAGAGCTAAATAAAAGTGGGGAGCTATTTATCAGAAGAAATCCAAATTTGAAAGTGAAGTTGGTTGATGGGAGTAGTTTAGCAGCTGCTGTTGTTCTTAATAGCATTCCAGAAGGCACAACTCAAGTTGCTTTCAAAGGCAAGTTCAACAAGGTTGCATACCCCATTGCTCTAGCTTTATTGCGCAAGGGCATTCAG GTTGCAATATCTAACAAAAATGAATATGAAAAGCTTGAAACAGAGATGGAAGGAATTGACCTTGAAGATAAGTTGCTCCTTTCACATACTTACTCGCGGAAG GTGTGGTTAGTTGGAGAAGGATTAAGCAAAAAAGAACAGTTTAAGGCATCAAAGGGAACACATATCATTCCATTCTCTCAATTCCCTCCAAACAAAGTGCGCAATGATTGCTTTTACTATACTACCCCTGCAATGTTGACTCCTAAACATCTTGCGAATGTTGACTCTTGTGAG AATTGGTTGCCACGAAGGGTGATGAGTGCATGGAAAATAGCTGGAATATTGCATGGATTAGAAGGATGGAATGTAAATGAATGTGGAGATGAAATGTTCAACATTGAGAAAATTTGGCAAGCAAGTCTTCAACATGGCTTTACTCCTCTCACTAAATAA